In Crassostrea angulata isolate pt1a10 chromosome 6, ASM2561291v2, whole genome shotgun sequence, a genomic segment contains:
- the LOC128186477 gene encoding uncharacterized protein LOC128186477, with amino-acid sequence MKDAQKIINSKELSPDQKKRIAELFNTRDIETALSTAVKYTKGNILLLTNALTEWLEHDVPILDSYTTFEDLFDDQLKRIFHDQHILKTVTKIFQVLCTTMESLFVEELLEIADLKSEEIADVLSIIGKKLNHFISQVNSKISLIHKTLAAYLTDDSKKTNQFYISKKEGCFLFAKYLLKSVSVYKTFTNINLVDLAAYAACSKDKKLQKTFLQYGKKLINEFSGAYIIHQAAAKINSYDAMSLLLDLFSCRPIDETDQGNVTASYAAAAFGNHKALEALLDRNANVNFTRLGLRFINETVEMLKFCKTFAFWEYSLLNIAAQNGHIETVLTLLQHNVNISHQTSFGSNSFLLAVENGHTRLVQEMFLRFKSDWLPSLNQALYLSAKNGYLDIVDLLLYHGTKDICLSCNSSQYWTQLYQTRLQAINSRKNLKLFNYIFLDDRRFLRCEPALEIAIQNGHTEVVKRLLKSSNDALRCRESGGRTPVFTALKFKRLEIFNILMQEGISKFDRCLYRKKREQKLDLSQKERKSI; translated from the coding sequence ATGAAGGATGCCCAGAAAATCATAAATAGCAAAGAGTTGTCTCCTGATCAGAAAAAACGCATTGCAGAGTTGTTTAATACTCGCGATATAGAAACAGCACTATCAACAGCTGTGAAATATACGAAAGGGAATATATTACTTTTAACAAACGCTTTGACGGAATGGTTAGAACACGATGTTCCTATTTTAGACAGTTATACAACATTTGAAGATTTATTTGATGACCAATTAAAGAGAATATTTCACGATCAACATATTCTTAAAACTGTTACAAAGATATTTCAAGTTTTATGCACTACAATGGAATCATTATTTGTCGAAGAGCTTTTAGAGATTGCAGATCTTAAAAGTGAAGAAATAGCGGATGTTTTGTCAATTATAGGCAAGAAACTTAATCATTTTATTAGCCAAGTTAATAGCAAAATATCTCTTATTCACAAAACATTGGCAGCGTATCTAACAGACGATAGCAAAAAGACTAATCAGTTTTATATATCCAAGAAAGAAGgatgttttttgtttgcaaaatacTTGCTGAAATCTGTAAGTGTGTATAAGACATTTACAAACATAAACTTAGTTGACCTTGCAGCTTACGCAGCATGTTCCAAGGACAAGAAACTGCAAAAAACGTTTTTACAATATGGTAAAAAGCTTATCAACGAATTTTCAGGAGCATACATAATTCATCAAGCAGCAgctaaaataaattcatatgatGCAATGTCACTCCTCTTGGACTTGTTTTCATGTCGACCAATAGATGAAACAGACCAAGGAAATGTAACCGCTTCGTACGCTGCCGCTGCCTTTGGAAATCATAAGGCTTTAGAAGCACTTCTTGACCGCAATGCAAATGTTAATTTTACTCGGTTAGGTTTAAGATTTATCAATGAAACTGTCGAAATGTTGAAATTTTGCAAAACCTTTGCATTCTGGGAATACAGTTTATTGAATATTGCAGCTCAGAATGGTCATATTGAAACCGTGCTGACTCTTCTACAGCACAACGTTAACATATCTCACCAAACGTCATTTGGTTCGAATTCATTTCTTTTGGCAGTTGAAAATGGTCATACACGATTAGTACAGGAAATGTTTTTAAGGTTCAAGTCTGATTGGCTCCCCAGCTTAAATCAGGCTCTTTATTTATCTGCCAAAAATGGATATCTTGATATTGTTGACCTACTTTTGTATCATGGCACAAAAGATATATGTCTTTCTTGTAACTCTTCACAATATTGGACACAATTGTATCAAACTAGACTACAAGCTATTAATTCAAGAAAGAATTTAAAGTTGtttaattacatatttttgGATGATCGTCGCTTTTTAAGATGTGAACCGGCTTTAGAAATCGCAATACAAAACGGCCACACAGAAGTCGTTAAGCGACTGTTAAAGAGTAGCAATGATGCATTGAGGTGTCGAGAATCTGGTGGTAGAACACCTGTTTTTACAGCGCTTAAATTCAAAAggttagaaatattcaatattttaatgcAGGAGGGTATAAGTAAATTCGATAGATGTCTGTACCGTAAGAAAAGAGAACAAAAGTTAGATTTAAGTCAAAAGGAAAGAAAGAGTATATAG
- the LOC128186476 gene encoding uncharacterized protein LOC128186476, which produces MCPYNVTLSHYIAYNWERETFELGLAHNLWNWTVRDINGTTPVHYACCAGNRDMIDLLERNGATFDERSFNGSTPLHSAAICRQHKILSDLLSRYPESVFDNQNRSISHYVAMSVRYYDESTIEIIDKNEFQEVHLKNKLQEEAVFRDTRNKTPLHYACENGNINMFNFYYKHFSNIAYLGIVDYSILNAAFINTPVIYNDVVKTAVCNIYLLYTDLDCDVKRSKIFIPHEYIVYLILKSTFAHRRFVRQNIEIYIKISLQKNSAHLLAIVFHNFPLEYSQYMYKNGVASLKNLFKHPKINPILLRFLPDMSYNCSNITSEAVLHDIVQDETRTFWTLRLFDFNKFHIFAKSLDLCMDSKGYNFLQRSIIGGNKLAFQLLLKLGMSCSTTTRDGRNLIELLVDSAPCFEEKDKRRKVKMSTLKISSTVHKTWIENNFASDSYNAISSYLVRKTRLIRKIKVRELCNNASDSLSFTQKVAAKGLVDLLIEIENKFDRNCVDKNNLTIAMLLHFFNHFEKFPLRFQLLQKYDKTNRKTITALFLKILWHFKPIFPPKHSVERKCKFRMKNYRSIRRMGLCAFSMEKESLLITHQYLKISGVKLKTNSMIYEMNIFRNINYLKDYLIDTPISLNIPNASENPHALSNATIVLYDSILQGLRKYRCIDRFYTYTNSFKMRFTPFDKTSGRICCKLISYFKKVKLFFEYLYSLGKVKMKFLLLHLYHKKLNIPFERDKKILIRGKEFGYIDVYLQSLVAITLKKPEFHMHKRYSFLDWFKSCKNCLANEMIRQITLSTIWDITRWKGSDENIFLKLNLKPTFISKDADTPLNKYNIFSEDAEVP; this is translated from the coding sequence ATGTGTCCTTACAATGTAACGTTATCTCACTACATTGCCTATAACTGGGAAAGAGAAACATTTGAATTAGGTCTGGCGCACAATTTATGGAATTGGACAGTAAGGGATATTAATGGGACCACCCCTGTACACTATGCATGCTGTGCTGGAAATAGAGATATGATAGATTTGTTAGAAAGAAATGGCGCTACATTTGATGAAAGATCTTTTAATGGATCTACCCCTTTACACTCTGCAGCAATATGTAGACAACATAAAATTCTATCTGATTTGCTTTCTCGATATCCTGAGTCTGTATTTGACAATCAAAATAGATCTATTAGTCATTATGTAGCTATGAGTGTTCGGTATTATGACGAATCAACAATAGAGATCATTGACAAGAATGAATTTCAAGAAGTTcatcttaaaaataaattacaagaaGAAGCTGTTTTTAGAGACACACGTAATAAAACACCATTACACTACGCATGTGAAAATGgtaatataaacatgtttaacTTCTATTACAAACACTTTTCTAACATTGCTTATTTGGGCATTGTTGACTATTCTATTTTAAATGCTGCATTTATAAACACACCAGTTATCTACAATGATGTTGTAAAAACTGCTGTTTGTAACATTTATCTCTTATATACAGATTTAGATTGCGATGTTAAAAGATCAAAGATTTTCATTCCCCATGAATACATCGTATATCTAATTCTCAAAAGTACTTTCGCGCATAGACGTTTTGTTagacaaaatattgaaatatatataaaaattagttTACAGAAAAATAGTGCTCACCTATTAGCTATAGTTTTTCATAACTTTCCGCTCGAGTATAgccaatatatgtataaaaacggTGTGGCATCactaaaaaatttatttaaacaccCGAAAATAAACCCGATTTTATTAAGGTTTCTCCCTGACATGAGCTACAATTGCTCTAACATCACAAGTGAAGCGGTCCTGCATGATATAGTTCAAGACGAGACAAGGACCTTTTGGACTTTACGCctgtttgattttaataaattccACATATTTGCAAAATCATTAGATCTATGTATGGATTCTAAAGGATACAACTTTCTCCAACGGTCGATAATTGGAGGAAATAAATTAGCGTTTCAGTTACTATTAAAATTAGGAATGTCCTGTTCGACAACTACTCGGGATGGTAGAAATCTTATTGAATTGTTAGTTGATAGTGCCCcatgttttgaagaaaaagacAAAAGGAGAAAAGTAAAGATGTCTACTTTAAAAATAAGCTCAACCGTCCATAAAACATGGATCGAAAATAATTTTGCATCAGATAGTTACAATGCAATCTCATCCTACTTAGTGAGAAAAACTCGCTTGATTAGGAAGATAAAAGTTCGAGAACTTTGCAATAATGCTTCAGATTCTTTAAGTTTTACTCAGAAAGTAGCAGCAAAAGGATTAGTAGATCTGTTGATCgaaatagaaaacaaatttgATCGAAATTGTGTTGATAAGAATAATTTAACTATTGCAATGTTACTACATTTTTTCAACCACTTTGAAAAATTTCCCCTCCGATTTCAACTTctacaaaaatatgataaaacaaataGAAAGACGATAACTGcactctttttaaaaattttatggcACTTTAAACCTATTTTCCCCCCGAAACATTCAGTGGAACGCAAATGTAAGTTTCGGATGAAAAACTATAGGAGTATTCGCCGAATGGGGTTATGTGCATTTAGCATGGAAAAAGAAAGCTTGCTTATAACGCATCAGTATCTTAAAATTTCCGGAGTCAAACTGAAAACTAATTCTATgatatatgaaatgaatatttttcgaaATATAAACTATCTTAAAGATTATTTAATCGACACACCGATATCTTTGAATATTCCAAATGCTAGCGAGAACCCCCATGCCCTATCAAATGCAACTATTGTTCTGTATGATTCAATATTACAAGGACTTCGAAAATATAGGTGTATAGATAggttttatacatatacaaattCGTTCAAAATGCGTTTTACGCCTTTTGATAAGACTTCAGGCAGAATTTGTTGTAAATTgatatcttattttaaaaaagtgaaattgttttttgaatATCTCTATTCTCTCGGAAAAGttaaaatgaagtttttattattacatttatatcataaaaaactGAACATACCATTTGAAcgtgataaaaaaattttaatcagaGGCAAAGAATTTGGATATATTGATGTATACCTTCAATCATTAGTAGCTATCACTTTAAAGAAACCTGAATTTCATATGCACAAAAGGTATAGCTTCTTAGACTGGTTTAAGTCCTGCAAAAACTGTTTAGCAAATGAAATGATTAGGCAGATAACTTTATCAACTATATGGGATATAACGAGATGGAAAGGTTCGgatgaaaatatctttttaaaattgaatttgaagCCAACATTTATATCAAAAGACGCTGACACACCTCTaaacaaatacaatattttttctgaaGATGCTGAGGTgccttaa
- the LOC128187461 gene encoding uncharacterized protein LOC128187461, whose protein sequence is MPLSLRSEHVLPEPDMIASFFLKILMDFKPFVFPKYSVERKCNYRIRNFRNIRDMGICGLKLEKEFLSLLQQYVRISGVKSKNDVAKKLSKSHWQSKCDADTCSNEFVNVLARIRELNKNPKDYLDLSCNIYDKTLKLLKANKCLNKSLSLNISKVTSINCCKLISSIARLEKILKYSYSIIKNKKMLLLFSLYQNQLNVPFEHSVLPINDNWVKYREFFIVFAQKMLNLKPEFHMQKKYDFWNWFKSCKNCNAKKMIRQISVSTVREIQQWKGSPTNFFSPFSKNPAFTLTSEETKMPLNQYYSQKDEKDILD, encoded by the coding sequence ATGCCGTTGTCTTTACGGTCAGAACATGTATTACCAGAACCTGATATGATTGcttcttttttcttaaagattttAATGGATTTTAAACCCTTTGTCTTTCCGAAATATTCTGTGGAAAGAAAATGCAATTATAGAATTAGAAATTTCAGAAACATCCGTGACATGGGTATTTGTGGATTAAAACTGGAGAAAGAATTTTTAAGTTTACTGCAACAGTATGTTCGAATATCGGGAGTCAAATCTAAAAATGACGTTGCAAAAAAGTTGAGTAAATCTCACTGGCAATCTAAATGCGATGCTGATACATGTTCAAACGAGTTTGTCAATGTTCTAGCTAGAATAAGAGAGTTGAATAAAAACCCTAAGGATTATTTAGATTTGAGCTGTAATATTTATGATAAgactttaaaacttttaaaggctaataaatgtttgaataaatctttatcTCTGAACATATCCAAGGTCACTAGCATTAATTGTTGCAAATTGATATCTTCCATTGCACGTCTGGAAAAAATACTCAAATACTCCTATTCtatcataaaaaacaaaaaaatgcttttacttttttcattatACCAGAATCAGCTCAACGTACCTTTTGAGCATAGTGTGTTACCGATTAATGACAACTGGGTTAAATATCGAgagttttttattgtttttgctcaaaaaatgcttaatttaaAACCAGAATTtcatatgcaaaaaaaatatgacttttGGAACTGGTTCAAATCTTGCAAAAACTGTAATGCTAAGAAAATGATAAGACAAATAAGTGTTTCTACTGTAAGAGAAATACAGCAGTGGAAAGGCTCTCCTACAAACTTTTTTTCGCCATTTAGCAAAAATCCAGCGTTTACGCTTACATCAGAAGAGACCAAAATGCCTCTGAATCAATACTACTCGCAAAAAGATGAGAAAGACATtttagattaa